In Nomia melanderi isolate GNS246 chromosome 4, iyNomMela1, whole genome shotgun sequence, the following are encoded in one genomic region:
- the LOC116428284 gene encoding intermembrane lipid transfer protein VPS13A isoform X1, with protein sequence MFEGAIAAFLNRLLGKYVEDLDTEQFNVGIFSGDTCLADLKLKPEALYQLGLPIKVEVGLVGKIILKIPWSALFSQPIVLCIEDVYIVAVPAAYGVYDAEVQKKLIRAEKKKVLENLKEDEIYRTELFDNILTSVTKNFQITINNVHIRYEEKLNESLCACGICIQSISVMTTNSKWKPGVCGSNINTVYQLVRAESLSMYMDHDTESSLMSNRCDWDISTFLEWKETMHRSLQTFGVGNKEFQFLLKPFTAKVKVIIHKGNEAQTSRMLVDIVLHDVAMQVTELQYITFCHLYDSLERAIINKPYIKYRPIDIVLKNPSAWWKYAYNSILEYNIRPYTWTRIIEHRKNYRKYKETCLQSLLRPNDTELKLDLQKYEDCLTILNIVIAREHARQELQNKTMEEKSHASSDSNLIEKNVKSAGLSKEGQTSNEESNEMREMKTISHHNVSNGLGKKIKLEKLPQPIDYKFNFTLANACLSFLSCNDREILIITMTQFLTSIEMQPITSAFKVSARAESFVVEGVSPEGDLVPLITVDNILTDNVSTNFLAMDFEKNEENVDPTFNVSLKLEPIEVTYYHHAAMEIIQFFKLNDANIRTTILWMYKLYEYVKGNVLVLADNIVSQTLRISFKIDIKGPYIVFPEHGSIQKGGHILVVDFGNVSVSNELQATNLQLEDATLMELEELLYDRIHFVFSGAQILFCHSGDDWRSARKKKDSEFHFIPKIQANTTISYSIKPEYHQLPRTKVNVSISSIKFNLSEYKIQMIVNFLNLLLLTYRQSFNKCDNNWKQYTSERNYDGIVMSIKELKRVQCSVCMLSIETWQNKFSHVTKELLTNNVQKQKLDRSVVSSEISEEDLELLSKTINLSGFDDNVSPCNHINLLLRFAIGELSVHLVSFNHGREEPYLNLRFNGLYLETALMVYGPAIQFGIGSILLVDKTNAGVTGSYLELISTEEPHEVLVVSYRKVKSNCPDFKSHFKSIERSLVINIFSVNINLHRPALLKFREYWYNLINTLEKNNLFNFTKEIFRSVLQWKVKENDPPIPPGAIKLNYSARLSALVLRFCDKDVDLMEIQVLGLENDCIYNANERMVFRAHLRHLFVEDLQEDTLYSKLLTTDEDKVLDLKYVRHMPRLYTCPDIDTKQDDVMSDGTFKFSVGRINCVLISKILYDLKYFLTPFVSVYCIHLKNYLIDKITDTMKEFKRSATKLHIFIDVQGPIFLLPQRKDTPSLLVLNTGILSVENFFKKVDQSNENRTYGNDGNQLIIDNILVKLKNMTISRAITTLSRDLEIQEPIVEPIHIHFDIKRKTEYRSAMEFQTYGLFNVLGSMDFVYINLSQKDLKSSILVWKDNISKIILFKDMHENDMHSNVEEQVTKSNQDDMMVKKLEDFLTHNENTICEVNVKFTLEGLQLSLFLDSEEVLSSPVRDLNHGLCRLTFGEMIVSYAFYSDKSLKMKLSLQSCILQDTRKDSQAIRKIIQSPARLIGVHPESYISVSMSPIVDIAYTRAPAGETCLDALIQEVRMNLSVPFVMHLIRYIMDSIPADQIEEGIVNHGYECNNQKTNKDIASAEKDKLKYAQYFKEEPGASVSVRIQKPEILLFGDLKASNSHVVLLQAEVTIESSRHSCSSSIVCTFTDVRAKSKRQGNYAKQTPYWLLCPCDIEISRKEESPEFNADYTVTVNAIDIHVSAEIIHTFIDILNEATSFLDSMHLKAEEKSFHQDFNAHFNLWTPKKISKVPYKKINDDDLSLLCENSDKVVTFHLKPVAICLLLEIEYSAERLPMIKVENIVTVSISDWFNDFTLESSMKFQAFCYNADYKSWEPLIDLCSDDDTNYRPWELIIKMRHGEAFMVNSNWTDPYQQIKQDASKTKKKSLRSTDQDFTDMVFITPDHLTVPKPNETELYATYEEDSDTDDDEGQKKLTRTSNYLFNSNSSGEEDSDSDNSSTNEDEGLELTPECNVDSFGPIGRESIKSNDIAVYTTISAEEKLNLIVTPNLIAVMDVIVNEFHQANSGIPIVLPNIKKLNLHNAIGHESRIELLASEDKDTTTVTRVIASQEYHNINSPASVPSSPEPEVQSVDSPQWVENDMEFADPNLNLQNHAMPIKGIFQDDSSIRIYKTITGEILRIVFHGFEDVSVYCPMRQGCNLIPLRPIRHEIRYHLVIDSTIDNYLHRTITVRSPLQFRNETSYALGLYYKKSLLDKLGLTCIGEPTNPFDDNIRMTIIEPDSTYNIPLYIAYHFPIHILPAYLEKYHVSEEGIYWKELSSSTNVAKDICCKMKEDESQSVFCVKVSCNEVPLTTRPSCQVPSYLINIHSPLIFNNQLPFVIDINIPSINYEVKIEPGEKINMHSLNCNNDIQFVFKIQNYLGGYWTGAAKLNTNLERKFILMTADSESDSTKPFLLNIELCKITSWHVVVQSQYWIINKSGLPLYIQECHSHIINEIPEEELIIFSQKNNKKSTARLKAHQSEWSQPFGLEGITSMSLIVCKDTERGRKYRILTEIESSRLSNFTKIITFLPYFCISNKTKRTLRFMEENDQADLWNDLLPGQSMPFWPVTDSMKMRIKWRNSQLVSQHFNITDTGKTVLRMDNGSAVTVEINGGVNCPYNITFQKCVAGDIPVRIDNFCSDLFLKVSQHNLGQVALVNPFQSLLYTWDDPTKPRELKWNVYNNKKTGYDAKFEKDGCGQEVVPLIIVDACNSVSSTTSSYKQCNNKSTWLETKSASFSGSESNICDEDVKSPTSKRDQTEQTVVYWVSYMESNQRVLLFTQHEAVFLEAKNIIDPEPSKKEIFISFAGIGVSIVTKSNTALKELVYANVTDSAAHWELYFGRKWKSLSLELSAWIESKYVNSCKKAQLDNLIDIDLVKMHITKPFFGKLRRTYSPGIWLHCRKSMTLTYLQGYIHRIQVDNQIRNTTFPVVLYSNLQKSVINYAGNPKLKHCVEFTCLKQRKLNYNVYKGVCIIVREFDLNLQEGFLLSLIDLIPKKPVTKYSIAAKLRKDVSSVHILPSNRNNNSSTIKKKKNIIEQMYISPILIRLILLADTERPNIYNISDIADYKNVVRFIFEYSESGSSEKHADFRLPCFQRNFITVNNMELLFDLSRSYAAQAMQQFLVLIRSTTVLGNQYGYNFKSLGDNFYESNSLILCGDEIAEKLNHEMACQLGYATPDSIQTSAFNFDFDFHVVPAKTKEPCFQNQDVPPLNPLIRTSFSAEIELETSSLVTAFINSIHQEELKYFFRTLGKKTSIFFHTESSSLKTYSKVIADIIKRAQEIGHKFISRIRLPRYVNPYKGVEIFSVHKAKGMHILTLINKNPCMDSDTYWAHTALSNDGKHIALVSLQRLYFIEKGSVWGALNVKWTLETHQLLSPPTVVNNKLILHVNKNEGSLSPMGDWYLESEATDILEWLCQKINIAMILNMENGICSNQVV encoded by the exons ATGTTCGAGGGTGCCATAGCAGCATTCCTGAATCGGCTTTTGGGCAAATACGTCGAAGATTTGGACACCGAGCAATTTAACGTTGGTATTTTTTCTGGTGATACTTGTCTCGCCGATCTCAAATTGAAACCCGAAGCTTTG TATCAGCTTGGTTTACCCATCAAGGTAGAAGTAGGACTTGTGGGAAAGATCATTTTGAAGATTCCATGGTCTGCATTATTTTCTCAACCTATTGTTCTTTGTATTGAg GATGTGTATATAGTAGCTGTACCTGCTGCTTACGGTGTTTATGATGCTGAGGTGCAAAAAAAATTGATAAGGGCAGAGAAGAAAAaagtattagaaaatttaaaggaaGATGAAATTTATAGAACAG AATTGTTTGATAACATATTGACGTCAGTAacaaagaattttcaaattactaTCAATAATGTACATATTAGATATGAAGAAAAGTTAAATGAATCTCTATGTGCTTGTGGTATATGTATTCAAAGTATATCTGTGATGACTACAAACAG CAAATGGAAACCTGGTGTTTGTGGGAGTAATATAAATACAGTTTATCAATTAGTACGAGCAGAATCTTTAAGCATGTATATGGATCATGATACTGAATCTTCTCTAATGAGCAACAGGTGTGACTGGGATATATCCACTTTCTTAGAATGGAAAGAGACAATGCATAGATCTCTACAAACTTTCGGTGTTGGAAACAAGGAATTTCAATTTC TTCTGAAACCATTCACTGCAAAGGTAAAGGTAATCATACATAAAGGAAACGAGGCACAGACATCTCGTATGTTAGTTGACATTGTTCTTCATGATGTTGCAATGCAAGTTACAGAGTTGCAGTATATTACTTTCTGTCATCTTTATGACTCGCTAGAACGTGCAATTATCAATAA ACCTTATATTAAATATCGTCCAATTGATATTGTGTTGAAGAATCCATCAGCTTGGTGGAAGTATGCCTACAATTCAATTTTAGAATATAACATAAGACCCTACACCTGGACAAGAATTATTGAGCATAGGAAAAACTACAGGAAATATAAAGAGACCTGCCTGCAGAGTTTACTTCGGCCAAATGATACAGAATTAAAGTTAgatttacaaaaatatgaagACTGTTTGACAATACTGAATATAGTAATTGCTAGAGAACATGCTAGGCAAGAGTTGcaaaataaaacaatggaaGAGAAATCTCATGCATCAAGTGACTCCAATTTGATAGAAAAGAATGTAAAGAGTGCAGGTTTGTCTAAAGAAGGGCAAACTTCAAACGAAGAAAGTAACGAAATGCGGGAAATGAAAACAATATCTCATCATAATGTTAGTAATGGACTaggaaaaaagataaaattaGAAAAGCTACCACAACCGATTG attataaatttaattttactttagcAAATGCTTGTTTGAGCTTTCTCAGTTGCAATGATAGAGAAATACTTATTATAACTATGACACAGTTTCTGACAAGTATTGAAATGCAACCAATTACGTCTGCTTTTAAAGTATCAGCTCGAGCAGAGAGTTTTGTAGTAGAAGGTGTTTCTCCAGAAGGCGATTTAGTGCCCTTAATTACCGTGGACAATATTCTAACAG ACAATGTATCAACTAACTTCTTGGCAATGGACTTTGAGAAGAACGAAGAAAATGTGGACCCAACTTTTAATGTATCTTTAAAGCTTGAACCCATCGAAGTTACTTATTATCAT CATGCTGCTAtggaaattatacaatttttcaaactcaATGATGCAAATATTCGCACCACAATCTTGTGGATGTATAAACTATATGAGTATGTGAAAGGGAACGTTCTAGTTTTAGCAGACAATATCGTTTCGCAGACCTTACGAATTAGTTTCAAGATTGATATTAAAGGACCGTATATAGTATTTCCCGAACACGGATCAATACAGAA AGGCGGACATATCCTTGTCGTGGATTTTGGTAACGTGAGTGTGTCTAACGAACTTCAGGCAACCAACCTGCAACTCGAGGATGCGACACTCATGGAATTAGAAGAATTACTTTATGAtagaatacattttgtattctCTGGTGCACAAATTTTATTCTGTCACTCAG GAGATGACTGGAGATCGGccagaaaaaagaaagattctgaatttcattttatacccAAAATACAAGCAAATACAACCATTTCGTATAGTATAAAACCAGAGTACCATCAGTTACCAAG aacCAAGGTGAATGTTTCAATTTCAAGTATCAAGTTCAATTTGTcagaatacaaaatacaaatgatcgttaattttttgaatttgttaTTGTTGACATATCGACAAAGTTTTAACAAGTGTGATAATAATTGGAAGCAATATACTTCAGAGAGGAATTATGATGGGATCGTTATGTCgataaaagaattgaaaagaGTCCAGTGCAGTGTGTGTATGTTATCGATTGAGACATGGCAGAACAAATTCAGTCATGTTACTAAAGAACTTTTGACGAATAACGTACAAAAACAGAAACTTGATAG GAGTGTAGTGTCTTCAGAAATCAGCGAAGAAGATTTGGAACTATTATCTAAAACTATCAATTTATCTGGATTTGATGATAATGTATCTCCATGTAACCACATTAATCTGTTACTGAGATTTGCCATTGGAGAG CTCTCTGTTCATTTGGTGAGCTTCAATCATGGAAGAGAAGAGCCCTATTTAAATCTGAGATTTAATGGATTGTATCTTGAAACTGCGCTAATGGTATACGGCCCTGCTATTCAATTTGGAATAGGATCTATACTTTTAGTGGATAAAACTAATGCAGGGGTAACAGGATCCTATTTGGAGCTAATATCGACAGAAGAACCTCATGAAGTTCTCGTTGTGTCATATCGTAAG GTGAAATCAAATTGCCCTGATTTTAAATCTCACTTTAAAAGCATTGAGAGATCCCttgtcataaatatttttagtgttaatataaaccTTCATAGACCTGCGCTATTGAAATTCAGGGAATATTggtataatttaattaa CACTCTTGAGAAGAACAATCTCTTCAATTTCACAAAGGAAATATTCCGCAGTGTCCTGCAGtggaaagtaaaagaaaatgatCCACCTATTCCTCCAG GTgctattaaattgaattactctGCAAGACTAAGTGCCCTCGTTCTTAGATTCTGTGACAAAGACGTGGATTTGATGGAAATACAAGTTCTTGGATTGGAAAATGATTGCATTTACAATGCCAATGAAAGGATGGTTTTTCGTGCACATCTGAGACACTTGTTCGTCGAAGACTTGCAAGAGGATACTCTGTATTCAAAA cTATTAACTACGGATGAAGATAAAGTACTTGACTTGAAATATGTGAGACACATGCCAAGACTGTACACGTGTCCTGACATCGATACTAAGCAGGATGATGTAATGTCGGATGGAACTTTTAAGTTTTCTGTTGGAAGAATCAACTGTGTacttatttctaaaatattgtacGATTTGAAG TACTTTTTAACGCCGTTCGTCTCAGTGTACTGTATCCACTTGAAGAATTACTTAATTGATAAAATCACGGATACTATGAAAGAATTTAAGAGAAGCGCtacaaaattacatatattcattgATGTACAAGGTCCTATATTTCTTCTGCCACAAAGGAAAGATACTCCCAGTCTTTTGGTTTTAAATACAG GTATTCTATCCGTGGAAAACTTTTTCAAAAAGGTCGATCAATCTAATGAAAATAGAACATATGGGAACGATGGGAATCAGTTGATAATTGATAATATCTTGGTGAAACTGAAGAATATGACTATTTCCAGAGCGATTACGACGCTTAGCAGAGACTTGGAGattcaa GAACCGATAGTAGAACCTATACACATTCACTTtgacattaaaagaaaaactgaatATCGGAGCGCCATGGAGTTTCAAACATATGGATTGTTTAATGTATTAGGTTCTATGGATTTTGTGTACATTAATCTGAGCCAAAAAGATCTAAAATCTAGTATACTAGTGTGGAAGGACAATATTTCAaagattattctatttaaagaCATGCACGAAAATGATATGCACTCCAATGTGGAAGAACAAGTGACGAAATCTAATCAAGACGATATGATGGTGAAGAAACTAGAAGATTTTCTCACTCATAACGAGAATACCATATGCGAAGTTAATGTGAAATTCACTCTAGAAGGACTGCAGTTGAGTTTGTTCCTGGATTCAGAAGag GTACTGAGTTCACCGGTTCGTGATTTGAATCATGGTCTATGTAGGTTAACATTTGGGGAAATGATCGTTAGTTATGCGTTCTACAGTGATAAGAGTTTGAAGATGAAATTATCCCTTCAAAGTTGTATTTTACAAGACACTAGGAAGGACTCTCAAGCAATAAGAAA AATAATTCAGTCACCTGCAAGGTTAATAGGAGTGCATCCTGAGTCTTATATATCTGTTTCAATGTCACCTATCGTTGACATTGCATATACTCGTGCTCCTGCTGGAGAGACATGTCTCGATGCGCTCATTCAGGAAGTCAGAATGAACCTTTCTGTGCCATTCGTGATGCATCTGATAAGATACATCATGGACTCCATTCCAGCTGATCAGATTGAAGAAGGAATCGTTAATCATGGATATGAATGCAACAATCAAAAAACA AACAAGGATATTGCTAGTGCagaaaaagataaattaaaatatgcacAATACTTTAAGGAAGAACCAG GTGCTTCTGTGTCTGTGAGAATACAAAAACCAGAGATTTTACTTTTTGGAGATTTGAAAGCAAGCAACTCGCACGTGGTTCTGTTGCAAGCAGAGGTTACAATCGAGAGCAGCAGGCACAGCTGCTCTTCGTCGATTGTTTGCACCTTCACGGATGTTcgcgctaaatcaaagagaCAAGGGAATTATGCGAAACAGACTCCTTATTGGTTACTGTGTCCTTGTGACATAGAAATTTCCAGAAAAGAAGAATCGCCAGAATTTAATGCCGATTATACTGTCACTGTCAACGCCATTGACATTCACGTCTCCGCGGAAATCATTCACACGTTTATCGAC ATACTGAACGAGGCGACAAGTTTTCTGGACAGTATGCACTTGAAAGCGGAAGAAAAATCATTTCATCAAGATTTCAATGCACACTTCAATCTGTGGACGCCCAAGAAGATATCTAAAGTACCATATAAAAAGATTAATGATG ATGATCTGAGCCTGCTTTGCGAAAACAGTGACAAAGTAGTGACTTTTCACTTAAAGCCTGTAGCAATTTGCTTACTACTGGAGATAGAATACTCGGCAGAAAGGTTGCCTATGATAAAAGTAGAGAATATAGTTACGGTATCCATCAGTGATTGGTTCAATGACTTTACTCTTGAGTCCAGTATGAAATTCCAAGCGTTTTGTTACAATGCAGATTATAAAAGTTGGGAACCGCTGATTGATTTGTGCTCAGATGATGACACTAACTACAGGCCGTGGGAGTTAATAATAAAG ATGCGCCACGGTGAAGCTTTCATGGTGAATTCCAACTGGACTGATCCGTACCAGCAAATAAAACAAGATGCATCAAAGACTAAGAAAAAAAGCTTGAGAAGTACTGACCAAGACTTCACGGATATGGTTTTCATAACGCCAGATCACTTAACTGTACCAAAACCAAACG aaaccgAGTTGTACGCGACATACGAGGAAGATTCTGATACGGACGACGACGAGGGCCAGAAAAAGTTAACGAGGACATCTAATTACTTGTTCAACAGTAACAGCAGTGGAGAGGAAGACAGCGATAGCGATAATTCCAGTACAAATGAGGACGAAGGATTGGAATTAACACCGGAATGTAACGTGGATTCAT TTGGTCCCATTGGTCGCGAATCGATAAAATCCAACGACATAGCAGTATACACTACCATATCAGCGGAAGAGAAACTGAATCTTATAGTTACACCGAACTTGATTGCCGTTATGGACGTTATAGTGAATGAATTTCACCAAGCCAACAGTGGTATACCAATAGTGCTTCCCAATATTAAGAAACTGAATCTGCACAACGCTATTGGCCATGAAAGTCGAATAGAATTGCTTGCCTCTGAAGAT AAAGACACTACAACTGTAACACGCGTTATAGCCAGCCAAGAATACCATAATATCAATTCGCCAGCGAGTGTTCCAAGCAGTCCAGAACCAGAGGTTCAATCTGTGGACAGTCCACAATGGGTGGAGAACGATATGGAATTCGCAGATCCAAACTTAAATTTGCAAAACCATGCGATGCCAATTAAGGGGATATTCCAGGACGACTCTTCCAttagaatatacaaaacaaTCACGGGAGAAATATTGCGGATCGTTTTTCATG GATTCGAAGATGTGTCAGTATATTGTCCTATGAGACAAGGCTGCAACTTGATTCCGCTGCGACCAATTAGACACGAAATTCGATATCATTTGGTCATAGACTCTACAATAGATAATTACTTGCATCGCACGATTACCGTGCGGTCACCGTTACAG TTCAGAAACGAGACATCTTATGCATTGGGTCTTTATTATAAGAAATCATTGTTAGACAAACTGGGACTAACTTGCATCGGCGAACCAACGAACCCCTTTGATGACAACATTAGAATGACAATCATTGAGCCTGATTCTACTTACAACATTCCTTTATACATAGCTTATCATTTTCCTATACACATACTGCCTGCTTACTTAGA gAAGTATCACGTCAGCGAGGAAGGAATTTATTGGAAGGAACTGAGTTCGTCGACGAACGTCGCCAAAGACATTTGCTGCAAAATGAAAGAAGACGAAAGTCAGTCTGTATTCTGCGTGAAAGTTTCATGCAACGAAGTCCCATTGACCACAAGGCCAAGTTGCCAAGTGCCCAGTTACTTGATAAACATACACTCGCCTCTTATTTTCAACAATCAGCTACCATTTGTTATAGACATTAACATCCCCTCTATCAACTATGAAGTAAAAATTGAACCCGGGGAAAAGATTAACATGCATTCCCTGAATTGTAATAACGACATCCAATTTGTATTTAAG ATTCAAAACTATTTGGGTGGATACTGGACCGGTGCAGCAAAGTTGAACACTAATTTGGAAAGGAAATTTATTCTGATGACAGCAGACAGCGAATCAGACTCAACTAAACCTTTTCTGTTGAACATAGAATTGTGCAAAATTACAAGTTGGCACGTCGTTGTCCAGTCTCAGTattggataataaataaatctggGCTGCCTCTGTACATTCAG GAGTGCCATTCccatataattaatgaaattcctgAAGAAGAGTTGATCATATTTTCccagaaaaataataagaagaGTACGGCCAGGCTAAAAGCCCATCAGTCTGAATGGTCCCAGCCATTTGGCCTCGAAGGGATCACCTCTATGTCTCTGATAGTATGCAAGGACACAGAGCGTGGAAGAAAATACAGAATTCTAACGGAAATCGAAAGTTCTCGTTTATCTAACTTCACAAAGATCATAACCTTCCTGCCTTATTTCTGTATCAGCAACAAAACCAAGAGAACTCTACGATTCATGGAAGAGAACGATCAAGCTGACTTGTGGAACGACCTTCTGCCTGGACAGAGCATGCCATTTTGGCCAGTTACAGACTCAATGAAGATGAGGATAAAGTGGAGGAACAGTCAATTGGTATCTCAACACTTTAACATCACTGATACAGGAAAGACGGTATTAAGAATGGACAATGGG TCAGCAGTCACCGTGGAAATAAATGGTGGCGTTAATTGTCCTTACAACATTACATTCCAAAAGTGCGTGGCCGGTGACATACCAGTAAGAATAGACAACTTCTGCAGTGATTTGTTTCTGAAAGTTAGTCAACACAATTTGGGGCAGGTGGCATTAGTGAATCCATTTCAAAGCCTTTTGTACACATGGGACGATCCTACGAAACCTAGAGAACTTAAATGGAACGTTTATAATAACAAGAAGACTGGATACGACGCAAAATTTGAGAAG GATGGGTGTGGACAAGAAGTTGTACCTCTTATAATCGTTGACGCGTGTAACAGTGTATCGTCGACGACGTCTTCGTACAAACAGTGTAACAATAAGTCAACGTGGCTGGAGACTAAATCCGCAAGTTTCAGTGGCAGCGAAAGCAACATCTGCGACGAGGATGTAAAATCACCCACGTCGAAACGCGATCAAACAGAGCAAACCGTTGTTTATTGGGTAAGCTACATGGAGAGTAATCAAAGGGTCTTGTTGTTCACCCAACACGAAGCAGTATTTTTGGAAGCGAAGAATATTATTGATCCTGAACCCAGCAAaaaggaaatattcatttcctttgCTGGTATCGGTGTTAGCATT GTAACAAAATCAAACACAGCCCTGAAAGAGTTAGTATACGCCAATGTGACAGACTCTGCGGCACACTGGGAACTTTATTTTGGTAGAAAGTGGAAAAGTTTGTCCTTAGAATTGAGTGCTTGGATAGAAAGTAAATATGTAAATTCTTGTAAAAAGGCTCAGTTAGACAATTTAATCGAC ATTGATCTCGTTAAAATGCATATAACTAAACCGTTTTTTGGAAAACTAAGAAGAACTTACTCTCCAGGTATTTGGCTACATTGTAGGAAATCTATGACGTTAACCTACTTGCAGGGCTATATACATAGGATACAG GTGGATAATCAAATCCGTAACACAACGTTCCCTGTAGTTCTATATTCAAACTTACAGAAGAGTGTTATCAATTATGCAGGGAATCCTAAACTGAAGCATTGCGTTGAATTTACTTGCTTGAAACAAAGGAAACtgaattataatgtttataa AGGTGTTTGTATTATAGTTAGAGAATTTGACTTAAACTTGCAAGAaggtttccttctttccttgaTTGATTTAATCCCAAAGAAACCAGTGACTAAGTACTCAATCGCTGCAAAACTGAGAAAGGACGTTTCGAGCGTTCACATTTTGCCTTCTAACAGAAATAATAAT AGTTCAACcattaagaagaagaagaatataatAGAACAGATGTATATTTCTCCAATTCTAATACGCTTAATATTGTTGGCTGATACAGAAAGacctaatatttataatattagcgATATCGCGGATTACAAGAATGTTGTcagatttatttttgaatactCTGAGAGTGGAAGTTCTGAGAAGCACGCTGATTTCAG ACTTCCTTGTTTTCAAAGAAACTTTATTACCGTTAACAATATGGAACTTCTGTTTGATTTGTCACGATCTTACGCAGCTCAGGCAATGCAACAATTTCTGGTTCTGATCCGCTCGACTACCGTTCTGGGGAACCAGTATGGGTATAACTTTAAATCATTAGGAGACAACTTTTATGAATCTAATAGT CTGATTCTATGCGGGGATGAGATAGCAGAGAAATTGAATCATGAAATGGCATGTCAATTGGGTTACGCCACGCCTGACTCTATACAGACATCAGcctttaattttgattttgacTTCCATGTAGTTCCAGCTAAG ACGAAAGAGCCATGCTTTCAAAATCAGGATGTACCTCCTCTGAATCCTTTGATTCGTACCTCGTTTTCTGCAGAGATTGAATTAGAAACTTCTAGCTTAGTGACTGCGTTTATAAATA GTATTCATCAAGAAGAATTGAAATACTTCTTCAGAACCTTAGGAAAGaaaacatcaatattttttcatactgAAAGTTCCTCCTTGAAGACTTACTCAAAAGTGATAGCAGATATTATAAAAAG GGCACAAGAAATAGGTCATAAGTTTATATCTCGAATACGCTTACCACGTTACGTCAATCCGTATAAG GGAGTCGAGATATTCTCAGTACACAAAGCAAAAGGAATGCACATTCTAACTTTGATAAATAAGAATCCTTGCATGGACTCGGATACATACTGGGCGCATACTGCTCTATCTAACGATGGCAAACACATAGCGCTGGTCTCATTGCA GCGATTGTACTTTATCGAGAAGGGAAGTGTATGGGGAGCTCTGAATGTAAAATGGACTTTGGAAACTCATCAGTTGCTATCACCTCCAACTGTAGTTAACAACAAACTTATCCTACATGTGAAcaag AACGAAGGCAGCCTATCGCCCATGGGAGATTGGTATTTGGAAAGCGAAGCAACAGATATTCTGGAGTGGCTGTGccagaaaataaatatagccATGATCTTGAATATGGAGAACGGTATATGTTCAAACCAAGTTGTGTAA